The genomic segment AATGAAACGAGCGGATGAGGGAATCATTGATATGCGCATTGAAGCGTTCCGCATCGAACGGGAAGCTGCCCGCCGCATGCTGGCACAAGATGAAATCAGCAAGCCGCAGTTTGAGCTGTTCGAGCAAAGCCTGGAGCAGCTTGAGCAAATGCTGGCAGGACGCCGAAGCTTTTGGCCGATTATTATGAAGAAGTTATTGAATTCCCTGCTGGAGATGTTATCCCTCAGAAAAACCAAATCGCATGCCCAGCTGGGGCAATCCGATCGCGAGGCGCTGAGAAGGCTGAAACTGCGAGCCTGTGATGCGGTTATCGGCACTTTCGACAAGCAGCTGGACGAGCATCGTTCGGAGGAACGAAGCGAGCTGATCAGCCATTACCATTTTATAAAGGAAAAGCTTCAAAAGCCCAGATCGCCGAAAAAAGATGGAGGCGACGCCGATGTGCAGCGCGATTTGCATTGGGTTGCGATTCAGGCGGAGCGAGTCGAGGTGCAAAGCTTATATGAGCGCGGCGAAATCAATCGGGAAATTGCCAATAAGCTGCGGCAGTTTATCCGCAACCGCGAAGCGTCTATTTTAGAGGAAGGATAGCAAGCTGGCTGATCGGTCAGAAGTCCGGGCTTGTTCCACATGCGAGAGCTTGGCAGCTGCCACTATTTTCTGGTATTGTTGAAGCCATACGATGTCGCTTTGACGGCTGATATTTTGATCAAGTGAGTGAGGGTGTTAACGTATGGCGTTGCTGCAAAATTGGATAGAACAAATAAAGCATATGGATTTGGAGCATTTGCAGCGAACGCTGGAAAGCTATCGGGAATTCGGACCGCTGCTTGGCATCCTTTTGCCCCTGCTGGAAGCCTTTCTGCCTTTTCTGCCTCTGCTGGCGATTGTGGCGGCGAATGCGAATATTTTCGGCCTATGGTTCGGCTTTCTCTTTTCGTGGATTGGCGTTTCCGCTGGGGCCATCGGCGTCTTCTGGGTCGTGCGCAAGCTTGGGAAAAATGTCAAAGCCAAGGTCGAGCGGCGCTTCCCGAAATCCGGCCGCTTCTTCGAATGGATTGAGCATCGCGGCTTTACGCCGCTGTTCTTGCTCGCCTGCTTTCCTTTCTCACCGTCCTCGCTCATTAACATAGTGTCGGGCCTAAGCGCTGTCCCCTTCCGCACGTTTATCATCGCCACCGTTCTCGGCAAGGCGGTTATGATTTTATGCGTATCGCTGCTCAGCTTTGATATTGGAAATTTCGCGCATGAGCCTTGGCGCATCGTCGTCGCCTGCATCGTCATTGTGCTGATGTGGTTCGGCGGCAAGCGGCTGGAAAAACGATATATCCATTAGCACTCATATATATTCCCTTTCGTGGCATGCTATAGCAGAATGACCCGCCGTCATGTTGGACGGACTATGCATGCCAGGAAAGGGAGATACGATGAACGAACAGCAGTTGGACCAGGAGCAGCAGCATCAACACAATGAGATGGAGCCGATGTCGGGCGAGCCTGTAGAAGTGGCGGGTGTATACCGCAACGAGTGGAATCGTGAAGAGAAGCTGGAGCGCGGCGAGGTGTTTCCAGCCGATCCCCAGATGGGGACGGCAACTTGGCGGCTGGTGGAGCTGGACTTCGACAACCATCATGAAGGGCGGACCGATCCGCGGCTCATTCCCAAAGACGATGACAATGATCCCGAAGCCCATATGCAGCATCCAAGACGCCATAAAGGCAGCAATAAGACCGAATAACGTATGGATTGACTTGCAACAGCTCTGTGAAATATAGCCATGCAAAAGAAACCGCCTCTTCGTCAAATGATCAATCATTTGAAAAAGAGACGGTTTTCTTGTTACTCCTGAGCGCTGACCTTAGCCTCTCTGCCGCTCGCGTTCGTTTCCGCTTTCCATTCCTCGGGCGACATGCCGCGCTGCTGAACCTGATCCACGAGCTTCTCCAGCCTCCGCAGATGGTAGGCATATTCGAATATAGCCGACGCGACGAACACGAGCCGCTTATGCTCGTCCCGCCCCTCGCGGAAATAATCCGTCAGGTCGGTAATCAGGCGCGCTTCACGTTCCTCCTCCGGCTCGAAGCTCAGGTTCGGCTTCATCTTGCCTTCGATTTTCAGCAATATCGATTCGTGGTATTTCGTCAGCTCCTCGATCTGGTTATCGAAGCGCTGCGCCCATTTCCCCGCACCGGCGGCGGCAAAATAATGCTCCTCTACAACCTCAAGCAGATCAACGCCCTTTTGCAGTGCCTTAATCGTCTGCTTAGAGACAAGCAGCTGTCTGGCATGGCTTTTTTTGGCATGGGCGAGCACCTTGCGCTCTTCCTCAAACAAGGTGTAGCGATCCTCCAGCTTGCGCACCGACACATGCAGCGTTTCCTTCTCCTGCCGGAACACGCTTTCCTTCATCTCGTTCGAAACCGCCGTTCGCAGCAGCAAAGACATTTGCCCGTAAGCGAGATGCACCTGCTCGGTAAATTGCTTGCGCGGGCGTGGAGGAAATACGAGCACATTAATCGTAAAAGCGGCCCCCATGCCGGTAAGCACCATTAAAAATCGCTGCAGCGCCACATCTAATCCTTGTCCATGCGCTTCCATAATAGCGATAACCATGACGAGGGTTACTCCGATGGTCGCTTCCATTTTCAACCGGATACAAATAAGGATAACAGCGATACAGACGAGCCCCACCGCAATCGGCGTATGGCCGAATACCTTCATCGCAGCAAGCGCAATTCCTGCTCCAAGCAGATTGGTCTGAACCTGATCGAGAATTTGCTGCCAGGATCGGTAGATGGAAGGCTGAATGGTTAAAATAGCAGCTACTGCCGTAATGAGGCTGGACGGAAAGCCGAAAAACTGGCTCAGAAAAATCGCCAGCGTAACGGACAAGCCGGTCTTTAGCACGCGAGCTCCAATATTCATTTGCTGTACGCCTCCTCCAGCTGCAGCTCCGTCTCCGCTGCCTGTACGCCGTTCACCCATAACGTAATGCGGTGAAGTCCTGGATAATGCTTGCGCGTCGTCAAATCGGCGAAGCGGTGCACACGCGACAGCGCGACTTCCGCTCCTCCGCCATACTCGCGGTCAGATAGCAGGAAACGTTTCTGGGAAGGCTTGCCTGAAGCTTTAATAAAATCAATGCCGTATTCGATCCGCAGCTTGAGTGCGTCTCCATCCCGCAGCTTCATCACGCAGCTAAACCGCGCCTCGTCGCCAATATGGACGACCGCAGGCACTGCCCGAAGCTCGGCATGCACCGTCAATGGCGCACGCTCCCCGCCCTCGTCGCCTTCACCGGCTGCATAGCCGAACAGCTCCATCAGCGCCGGGTTCGCCTGCTTCACCAGCGTGCGGCAGCCACGCCTAATAATCCAGTCTGTCAGCGGATTATCGCCTGACCACCGCTGGGCCAGCGCAACGACCACATCGGGATGGTCTTTGGCGATGTCATTGAGATTGTTCGCCACGCTTTTGCGGACGTACAGCGAAGAATCGACTTTCAGCTTGTCCAGCAGCGGCAGGATCGGCTGTGGATTGCGCTTGAACATCGGCAGCGCCTGTGCCCAAGGCAGACGCGGGCGCGTCCCTTCGCTCGCCAGCCTGCGTATATGCTCATCCTCATCGTCCGCCCATATCAGCATTTGCTGCATCATGCGCTCTGGCTCAGCAAGCAGAAAGGGGCGCACGGCAAACTCCCCCGTCGAATAACGGGTGAACCGTGCCAGCGCCTGCATCGACCGGTCAAAGTGCTCCTGTGCCATTCCATACACTTCCACAAAATCCGGGAAGAAAATATAAGGCAGGCCGCGGCACTGCGAGTCGATCTGCATCAGCACATCAAGCGCAGCCTCGTAATCACTTGGAAGGAAATCGCCCAGCGCTTCGGTAATCCGGCGCGAGCGTGCCTTGAGCGCCAGCTCCTCCCATTCCCCAGCCCGCACGGCCTCCACAAAGCCTGCCAAGTCGAAAGTCGGCAAAGCCGAACGCACCAGCGCTCCGAAATTTTCTATAAATAAGCCATCGTATAAGGCTTTTAGCGGTTCTGCCATCGTAAGGTCCTCCAGTATAATCATTCATGCTCCATCTATTATGCCATAACCCGCAACCGGAAGTAATAGCAACAATTCAAACCGCCTTGCCCTGTCTTTCTATTGAAAAAAAGCCTGCCCGCCGCATCATAAACTCGCGGCGGGCAGGCTGCTGCCATTTGCTATGGCGCCTCTGGGTTCGGCGCCTTTACTTCGGAGCCATTAGGTTGTATATGCAAACCGGAGCAGCCCTGCTGCTCCTTGCCCAGAGCCTAATCGAGGCCAAGCTCTTCTGACGCTTCAAGGCTTGAGAACCGAAGCGGGCGATTGTTGCTGAGAACACTGTGACGGAGCCGCTTTGGCTGAGACCCGCGCAGCGCGGGACGCTCGCTGCTTTTTTGGAGGACTGTGGTTCCGCTATTCTAGCTTTTGACCCGATTTCAGTCCATAAGCGGACAGGAAAGCCGTTATCATGCTCATCATCCCGTCAAATTGGCTAAGAACAGCGCATTTGCGGCTTCTGAGTCCACCATCTGTGCCTTTCCCGGTGATTCTGTTGAATTAGCGGCTTCTCTGTCCACCAAGTCTATCTTTGCGCAGGGAGTAACCCCTGAAACAATGAATATGAAGCTGGTTTTTTTGCTTATCGGTTAGGCGTGCCGGGCGATTATTTTTTCGAGCTGGCTCGCAATCGCTTGCGTGCCAGCTTGCAGATGCTCCTGCGTAAAAGCGACGCGGACGAACGTTTCGTCCGTATTCATCGCTTCAGCAAAGAAGCCGCCCAGGCCGCGCGCTTTGCGGTCGATTTGCAGCAGCAGCTCCACCTGCCGGGCATCTGGATAGAAAATAACCTCCAGCTCATCAAGCTTGCCGCGGAACGGCCCTCCGGCCGGTACAAATTCCAGCTCTTGCACGAAAGGCAGCGAGCGTCCCAGACGCGAAGCGTATTCGCAATCTGCTTCACGCAGACGGAAGCCCAGCTGCTCCACCGCTCCCAGCACTATGCCCATCGCTGCATTAGGCACAACCTCAATGCGATCGTTATCACCAGGATCGATGGCGCCGCGAATGTCGAGCTCGGTTTTCACCCATATTGGCGTTTTCCCTAATGTAAGCGGAGTTTGGAAAGGCAATTGAAAGGAAAAAGGCACTTCGCGATTTTCACCTGCTTTCAGCTCAAACGGCTGGCTAACCGGATATTTTCCAATAACGCAGTTATGTCTATGCTTCTGGTCATTGCTCTCGCGGATGTATTCGGTCATTACGGACAGCTCAATCTTCTCAATGCGCTGCTCCACGCTGCCGCCGCGAATTTGGACGACGCCGCGCACCTCTTCGCCTGGCGCATAACGGGACTTTTCCAGCAAAGTATCAATTTTTGCCGAGCCAATGCCAATGCTTGCTAATAACCGATTAAACATAAAGACACCTCACCGAATAATTTTTTTCTCGCTATTCGGTTGTACGTCGAGCCGTATCTTCGCGTTGCAAATATTGTGCTGTTTATTATTCATGCCTTTTCTTCCGGTTCCTTGCGGTAGGGAAACTGAATAATAAAGGTTGTACCTTGCCCCATAATACTGTCCGCCTTGATGCTGCCGAGATGGTTGTCGACAATTTTGTAGGTGACCATCAGGCCAAGCCC from the Paenibacillus sp. BIHB 4019 genome contains:
- a CDS encoding TVP38/TMEM64 family protein; translated protein: MALLQNWIEQIKHMDLEHLQRTLESYREFGPLLGILLPLLEAFLPFLPLLAIVAANANIFGLWFGFLFSWIGVSAGAIGVFWVVRKLGKNVKAKVERRFPKSGRFFEWIEHRGFTPLFLLACFPFSPSSLINIVSGLSAVPFRTFIIATVLGKAVMILCVSLLSFDIGNFAHEPWRIVVACIVIVLMWFGGKRLEKRYIH
- a CDS encoding transposase, whose product is MNEQQLDQEQQHQHNEMEPMSGEPVEVAGVYRNEWNREEKLERGEVFPADPQMGTATWRLVELDFDNHHEGRTDPRLIPKDDDNDPEAHMQHPRRHKGSNKTE
- a CDS encoding aromatic acid exporter family protein, whose product is MNIGARVLKTGLSVTLAIFLSQFFGFPSSLITAVAAILTIQPSIYRSWQQILDQVQTNLLGAGIALAAMKVFGHTPIAVGLVCIAVILICIRLKMEATIGVTLVMVIAIMEAHGQGLDVALQRFLMVLTGMGAAFTINVLVFPPRPRKQFTEQVHLAYGQMSLLLRTAVSNEMKESVFRQEKETLHVSVRKLEDRYTLFEEERKVLAHAKKSHARQLLVSKQTIKALQKGVDLLEVVEEHYFAAAGAGKWAQRFDNQIEELTKYHESILLKIEGKMKPNLSFEPEEEREARLITDLTDYFREGRDEHKRLVFVASAIFEYAYHLRRLEKLVDQVQQRGMSPEEWKAETNASGREAKVSAQE
- a CDS encoding sporulation protein, which gives rise to MFNRLLASIGIGSAKIDTLLEKSRYAPGEEVRGVVQIRGGSVEQRIEKIELSVMTEYIRESNDQKHRHNCVIGKYPVSQPFELKAGENREVPFSFQLPFQTPLTLGKTPIWVKTELDIRGAIDPGDNDRIEVVPNAAMGIVLGAVEQLGFRLREADCEYASRLGRSLPFVQELEFVPAGGPFRGKLDELEVIFYPDARQVELLLQIDRKARGLGGFFAEAMNTDETFVRVAFTQEHLQAGTQAIASQLEKIIARHA